A region of Chloracidobacterium sp. DNA encodes the following proteins:
- a CDS encoding thermonuclease family protein: protein MRPQLLILLICLLLSNACIPRTRVNNSAPAPTKEIPASPYPNEQPRQQPKDPDLPARTLVGRVVGVHDGDTITVLDENKVQHKIRLSGIDAPEICQDFGHKAKEKMAELVFGKQVTVLHDKVDRYGRLVGKVLVDGQDANLALIADGFAWHFKKYESEQTAEDRVLYADAEQKARQEKRGLWIQPNPMPPWEFRLIRKCSGKE, encoded by the coding sequence ATGCGTCCCCAGTTGTTGATACTGCTCATTTGCCTTCTGCTGTCGAACGCTTGTATTCCGAGAACAAGGGTCAATAATTCGGCTCCGGCTCCGACGAAGGAAATTCCCGCTTCTCCATACCCAAACGAACAGCCCAGGCAACAGCCGAAAGACCCCGATCTCCCTGCTCGCACACTGGTTGGACGAGTCGTTGGGGTCCATGACGGTGACACAATAACGGTTTTGGATGAAAACAAGGTTCAGCACAAGATCCGGCTCAGCGGGATAGACGCCCCGGAGATCTGCCAGGATTTTGGTCACAAGGCCAAGGAGAAAATGGCAGAACTGGTTTTTGGAAAGCAGGTGACCGTGCTGCACGACAAAGTTGACCGATATGGCCGGTTGGTCGGCAAGGTGCTGGTTGACGGTCAGGATGCAAATCTTGCCCTTATCGCCGACGGATTCGCATGGCATTTTAAGAAATACGAAAGCGAACAGACTGCGGAAGACCGTGTGTTGTATGCCGACGCTGAACAAAAGGCACGACAGGAAAAAAGAGGGCTTTGGATCCAACCGAATCCAATGCCTCCCTGGGAGTTCCGCTTAATCAGAAAATGCAGCGGCAAGGAGTGA
- a CDS encoding DUF1810 domain-containing protein: MNEIAERTRNTAYRIEELRRDLESYARDNDIRRFVTAQEKVYATVLTELRSGQKKTHWMWFIFPQIDGLAMSQTSKHFAIKSVEEARRYLDHPLLGPRLIECSEAALAIKDGSAEDVFGYPDDMKLRSSMTLFSYITQPTSKEPTSVFRSVLAKYFQGKTDESTIDILKGLAN; encoded by the coding sequence ATGAATGAGATTGCGGAAAGGACGCGAAACACGGCCTACCGCATAGAAGAACTTCGGAGAGATTTGGAGTCCTACGCAAGAGACAACGATATAAGACGATTCGTTACCGCTCAAGAGAAGGTGTATGCGACGGTACTGACGGAACTCCGATCCGGCCAAAAGAAAACCCATTGGATGTGGTTCATATTCCCCCAAATAGATGGTCTGGCGATGAGTCAAACATCGAAACATTTTGCGATCAAGTCTGTAGAAGAAGCTCGCCGGTACCTCGATCATCCCCTGCTCGGGCCACGCCTGATCGAATGTTCGGAGGCGGCGCTTGCGATAAAAGACGGATCCGCAGAGGATGTATTCGGATACCCTGACGACATGAAACTCAGGTCGTCGATGACTCTTTTCTCTTACATAACACAGCCAACTTCAAAAGAGCCAACTTCCGTATTTCGCTCGGTTTTGGCTAAGTATTTTCAAGGAAAGACTGATGAAAGTACCATCGATATATTGAAAGGCCTGGCGAATTGA
- a CDS encoding DUF262 domain-containing protein: protein MQSIPRSIYELFDTKHRYTVPLFQRQYVWSKETQWEPLWEDILSKTMDRLEHKDSYPHFMGAMVFEQISTFGNQVPAHTVIDGQQRLTTLQLFLAAFRNLAAKYDFPQYANDIESHIFNTGLIDESRKFEGRLTEQFKIWPTKSDQLQFCNVLESKSRVMLEEKYPAVYERRKLKERPKMVEAYFYFDSVLEAYIADTEIEYTTEQRIAALHQSLNRDLQVVSIELENNDDAQVIFETLNARGQPLLPSDLLRNFIFRRAELNEENQDRLHEQYWMKFEDDFWQQEEKQGRFKRPRIDQFMQHFLALKKASDVNVGHLFEEYKGWIKNESPYPSIEDELVDLVRYAVAYSQLADRKSGSVFGGFGARLSVLDISTIYPLLLYLLTDAEMDENDLISAGKYLESYLVRRLICAKGTKNYNKGFLQVMREMQISGGGIDTLRDLLMGFTGEAGVWPDDEDFENGWMNLPVYDALGTRRVELFLRSMEYSMRSKMNENIIINSSLTVEHIMPQSWHAHWPPPTETHAFGATPTPPEKLVDRRNKLIHTFGNLTLLVQQLNSAVSNGPFEAKSESILQNSDLRLNGFLRDVTQWNEDAIALRGRHLFEIAKEVWPYPGPREK, encoded by the coding sequence ATGCAATCTATACCTCGCTCAATCTACGAACTTTTCGACACCAAGCATCGCTACACCGTGCCTCTTTTTCAACGGCAGTATGTGTGGTCAAAAGAAACGCAATGGGAACCACTTTGGGAAGATATTCTCTCTAAGACGATGGATCGCTTGGAGCATAAGGACTCGTATCCACATTTCATGGGTGCAATGGTCTTTGAACAAATCTCAACGTTTGGCAACCAGGTTCCTGCCCACACAGTTATAGATGGTCAGCAACGTCTCACAACGCTGCAGCTTTTTTTGGCCGCTTTTCGCAATTTGGCAGCGAAATACGACTTTCCGCAATATGCCAATGATATAGAGAGCCATATTTTCAATACGGGTCTCATTGACGAGTCGCGCAAATTTGAAGGCCGGCTTACGGAACAATTCAAAATCTGGCCGACGAAGTCAGACCAGCTACAATTTTGTAACGTTCTCGAGTCAAAATCGCGCGTAATGCTAGAAGAAAAGTACCCGGCTGTTTATGAGCGGCGAAAATTGAAAGAGCGGCCAAAAATGGTCGAGGCTTATTTTTATTTCGACTCGGTTCTCGAGGCTTACATTGCCGATACAGAGATCGAATACACAACGGAACAACGCATCGCGGCTTTGCACCAGTCGCTCAACCGGGACCTGCAGGTAGTGTCCATTGAGCTCGAGAATAACGACGATGCCCAGGTTATTTTCGAGACGTTGAATGCTCGCGGGCAGCCGCTGCTCCCATCTGATCTTTTACGTAATTTTATTTTCCGTCGTGCAGAACTAAATGAGGAGAATCAGGACCGACTCCATGAACAGTATTGGATGAAGTTCGAGGACGATTTCTGGCAGCAAGAAGAAAAACAGGGGAGGTTCAAAAGACCGCGGATTGATCAGTTCATGCAGCACTTCCTTGCTCTGAAAAAGGCTTCAGACGTTAACGTAGGACATCTCTTTGAGGAATATAAAGGTTGGATAAAGAACGAATCGCCATACCCGTCAATAGAAGACGAATTGGTGGACCTTGTCCGCTACGCCGTAGCTTACTCTCAACTTGCAGATCGAAAGTCTGGCTCGGTATTCGGGGGGTTTGGAGCGAGACTGTCGGTACTCGATATCAGCACCATCTACCCGCTGTTATTGTACCTTTTAACAGACGCCGAAATGGACGAGAACGATTTGATTAGCGCGGGCAAGTATCTTGAATCATATCTCGTAAGGCGGCTCATCTGCGCGAAAGGAACAAAGAACTACAACAAAGGTTTTCTTCAGGTAATGCGCGAAATGCAGATCAGCGGCGGAGGCATTGATACCTTGCGTGACCTCCTCATGGGTTTCACGGGTGAAGCGGGCGTTTGGCCGGATGATGAAGACTTTGAGAACGGATGGATGAATTTGCCCGTGTATGACGCCCTCGGAACCCGTCGTGTCGAGCTGTTTCTCCGTTCGATGGAGTATTCCATGAGGAGCAAAATGAACGAGAACATAATCATTAACTCATCACTAACTGTGGAACACATTATGCCCCAAAGCTGGCACGCCCATTGGCCGCCACCAACGGAGACTCATGCGTTTGGTGCGACACCTACTCCGCCGGAAAAACTTGTCGATAGGCGCAACAAACTAATTCATACTTTCGGCAATCTGACCTTGCTGGTTCAGCAGCTGAACTCCGCTGTCAGCAACGGTCCGTTCGAAGCAAAGAGCGAGAGTATTCTGCAAAACTCGGATCTCAGGCTTAACGGCTTCTTACGCGATGTCACTCAATGGAACGAAGACGCTATCGCATTACGGGGAAGACATCTGTTCGAGATCGCAAAGGAGGTATGGCCATATCCCGGGCCGCGAGAAAAATAA
- a CDS encoding ADP-ribosylglycohydrolase family protein: MKKPSVDECVQGFERILDKINPQQMTMLRAHYYSGGHAVTMRELATAAGYDDYKVANLQYGSLAKRLYKAIGYPAPKSPRSGKEYWILGLGEFIDRRELGLEMHCVMRLEIAGALERLRIVEPRGILDDGVPDKSDDMTMVEDETEVSSRAAEPTTQKAKTSETHPILPPEGMEDSKIEKYEPHRIRVDFLRSREIPLLNRLGITFAPGTSLLKESEFDRLQIGDLAEEGDINLIRLQVPADASVPESMSDLISMAAKFEEALRHGEVVIVHCKDKPEFAGLTAACIAIAATDAEISASGAIKLVRDARPGAVESPEHEEFVAEFEKEWREVMAERGDHYLLYWQERSVQEHASNDLPLDVIASNQLVNVVPGDTIWIVTLTQERGLVLAGRLGVGEVVEYEEAIRRMPDAGLWQAEYYAFPESGTEEYLREIDIHHLAADLRFDGEDDRLRLIDGKINPQQLQSIRKLTRPSAGMLEEAFYTVGPFEVDELEPEAMLNVTRQMVEMTPDDPTTQYNFGVALGRNEMYEDEIRAYERTLHLDPSYFGAQYNLGNGLIRLGRYEEAVEALNKAILISGEFAPAYFMLGVAYFESGRFNDAVAATRQGLEIDDDDESAYYNIAYWTFLQGDYRGALAVCDDVIARFPFYTSPHVLKGMCFRELGELDNEIQSYKDAVNIKVDDEGAFLINFTAVFFLGAAWERKMTGSDAGIEYIEADNHLDLEDPSHQFCCAMGHLAQGERGYADGWVEGLRTSTPDLARRLEAALEYAEIVISETHPIPVDMLGEAQPEEWPQQADLASDDRPVELEGTKSVRKGQPRKQIQINVDGTEITAKHNPDLYFQVLRLLVERGALVNLDLPISSGRKRNFLSRTPVHKDGSNFLAPVEFGGYYMESHSSRENGIKMLRAFLESLGIGSFVVADEDSGNVSVVEFQIPSFRERVLGSLLGLAVCDALGTTAEFKPAGTFPEITTMIGGGPFGLKPGEWTDDTSMALCLAESLIETGGFNATDQMDRYLRWKNEGYLSSNGVAFDIGTTIRAALEKYQRQTGESDPFCGSVSPAAAGNGSLMRLAPVPLFFASDPREAIRLSAESSRTTHGARECIDGCRYFAGVIIGALQGKTKDEIMSASFSPVSGLWEAEPLSERIADIANGAFKGRKPPQISNIGQGYVVVSLHAALWAFYHTNSFREGALKVVNLGYDSDTYGAIYGQLAGAYYGRAAIPSEWLAQLSKLDVIEHLANTLIRTN, from the coding sequence ATGAAAAAACCTTCAGTTGATGAATGCGTGCAGGGTTTTGAACGAATCCTGGATAAGATCAATCCTCAGCAGATGACAATGCTCAGGGCTCACTACTATTCAGGCGGGCATGCCGTGACTATGCGTGAACTTGCGACGGCGGCGGGTTACGATGATTACAAGGTGGCGAACCTACAGTACGGAAGTCTTGCAAAACGCCTCTACAAGGCGATCGGTTATCCCGCACCAAAATCGCCGCGAAGCGGGAAAGAATACTGGATCCTGGGGCTTGGGGAATTCATTGACCGGCGGGAACTTGGGCTCGAAATGCACTGTGTAATGCGGCTGGAGATCGCGGGGGCTCTGGAACGGTTGAGGATCGTCGAACCTCGGGGAATATTAGATGATGGCGTGCCGGATAAGTCAGATGATATGACGATGGTGGAGGACGAAACAGAGGTCTCTTCGCGTGCAGCGGAGCCCACAACCCAGAAAGCGAAAACGTCAGAAACCCATCCCATACTTCCACCCGAAGGCATGGAAGACTCCAAAATTGAAAAGTACGAGCCGCACCGGATCAGAGTCGATTTCCTTCGCAGCCGCGAAATTCCACTCCTGAATCGGTTGGGAATCACCTTTGCGCCGGGAACGTCGCTTCTCAAAGAGAGTGAGTTTGACCGGTTACAGATAGGGGATTTAGCCGAGGAAGGTGACATCAATTTGATTCGACTTCAGGTCCCGGCCGACGCCTCTGTGCCGGAGTCGATGAGCGACCTTATTTCGATGGCGGCGAAGTTCGAGGAGGCGCTGAGGCACGGCGAGGTCGTCATAGTCCACTGCAAGGACAAACCGGAGTTCGCGGGGCTAACGGCTGCGTGCATCGCTATCGCGGCAACTGATGCGGAGATTTCTGCCAGCGGGGCCATCAAGCTCGTGCGCGATGCGAGGCCGGGAGCCGTCGAGAGTCCTGAACACGAAGAGTTCGTTGCAGAGTTTGAAAAAGAATGGCGCGAGGTGATGGCCGAACGAGGCGACCATTATCTGCTCTACTGGCAGGAGCGCAGCGTCCAGGAACACGCATCGAATGACTTGCCGCTTGATGTCATTGCGAGTAATCAGCTGGTGAATGTGGTTCCTGGCGACACCATTTGGATCGTGACACTGACGCAAGAAAGGGGGTTGGTACTCGCAGGGCGTCTAGGCGTTGGCGAAGTTGTCGAATACGAGGAAGCGATCCGTCGCATGCCCGACGCCGGTCTATGGCAGGCCGAGTACTACGCATTCCCCGAGTCCGGGACCGAAGAGTATCTTCGGGAGATCGATATCCACCACCTCGCAGCTGATCTCCGATTCGATGGCGAGGATGATCGACTAAGACTGATCGACGGCAAGATCAATCCACAGCAGCTTCAGTCAATAAGAAAGCTTACTCGCCCGAGTGCCGGCATGCTTGAGGAGGCGTTCTATACGGTCGGACCTTTCGAAGTCGACGAACTGGAGCCTGAGGCAATGCTAAACGTAACGCGTCAGATGGTTGAGATGACGCCCGATGATCCGACCACCCAATACAATTTCGGCGTCGCCCTCGGACGTAACGAAATGTACGAGGACGAGATCAGGGCGTACGAACGAACATTGCATCTAGACCCCTCATATTTCGGGGCCCAATATAATCTCGGAAACGGGTTGATTAGACTTGGCCGTTACGAGGAAGCCGTCGAGGCTCTGAATAAGGCCATATTGATCAGCGGCGAATTTGCTCCCGCTTATTTCATGCTGGGGGTTGCGTATTTTGAATCAGGCCGCTTTAATGATGCGGTTGCGGCAACGCGACAGGGCTTGGAAATTGACGATGACGACGAGAGCGCATATTACAACATCGCATATTGGACATTCCTCCAAGGCGATTATCGGGGGGCGCTTGCCGTTTGTGATGATGTGATTGCTCGTTTTCCATTCTACACAAGCCCTCACGTTTTGAAAGGTATGTGTTTCAGGGAGCTGGGTGAGCTTGATAACGAAATTCAGTCGTACAAGGATGCCGTGAATATAAAGGTCGATGATGAAGGGGCGTTCCTCATTAATTTTACTGCCGTGTTCTTTCTTGGTGCCGCATGGGAACGTAAGATGACCGGCAGCGACGCGGGAATCGAGTATATTGAAGCTGACAACCATTTGGACCTTGAGGATCCGTCGCATCAGTTTTGCTGCGCCATGGGGCATCTTGCTCAGGGAGAAAGGGGATATGCGGACGGGTGGGTCGAAGGCTTGCGGACGTCAACTCCGGATCTCGCACGCCGCCTTGAGGCTGCCCTCGAATATGCGGAAATTGTGATATCAGAAACTCATCCGATACCGGTGGATATGTTGGGGGAAGCCCAGCCCGAAGAGTGGCCACAACAGGCTGATTTGGCAAGTGATGATCGACCAGTCGAACTCGAAGGAACAAAGTCCGTACGGAAGGGTCAGCCTCGAAAACAGATCCAAATAAATGTTGATGGTACGGAAATCACCGCGAAGCACAACCCTGACCTTTATTTTCAAGTACTTAGACTTCTTGTAGAGAGAGGCGCATTAGTCAACCTCGATCTCCCGATCTCTTCCGGGCGGAAACGCAATTTCTTATCGCGTACCCCGGTCCATAAAGACGGCAGCAATTTTCTGGCACCCGTAGAGTTTGGCGGGTATTACATGGAATCCCACAGCAGCCGAGAGAACGGTATAAAGATGTTACGGGCATTTCTTGAAAGCCTGGGGATCGGGAGTTTCGTTGTGGCCGACGAAGATAGCGGGAACGTGTCCGTCGTCGAATTCCAGATCCCAAGTTTTCGTGAACGCGTTCTCGGCAGTTTGTTAGGATTGGCCGTTTGCGATGCACTTGGCACAACAGCGGAATTCAAGCCGGCGGGCACGTTTCCCGAAATAACAACCATGATCGGCGGAGGACCGTTTGGCTTAAAGCCAGGCGAGTGGACTGACGACACGTCAATGGCCCTGTGTCTGGCCGAGAGCTTAATCGAAACGGGCGGATTCAATGCCACCGACCAAATGGATCGATATTTGAGGTGGAAGAATGAAGGATACCTGAGCAGCAATGGCGTGGCATTCGATATTGGTACGACGATCCGTGCTGCACTGGAAAAATATCAGCGTCAAACAGGTGAAAGTGATCCTTTTTGTGGCTCGGTAAGTCCGGCAGCCGCGGGAAATGGTTCGCTGATGCGTTTGGCACCCGTGCCGTTATTTTTCGCCAGTGATCCGCGTGAAGCGATCAGACTGTCGGCTGAGAGCTCCCGGACAACCCATGGTGCCAGGGAATGTATCGATGGTTGCCGTTATTTCGCAGGAGTCATAATTGGAGCCTTGCAGGGAAAGACGAAAGATGAAATTATGTCAGCGTCTTTCAGCCCCGTTTCTGGACTTTGGGAAGCGGAACCATTAAGTGAGCGAATCGCCGACATCGCAAACGGAGCGTTTAAGGGCCGAAAGCCGCCGCAAATCTCGAATATTGGCCAGGGTTATGTGGTCGTGTCCCTTCATGCTGCTCTCTGGGCGTTTTATCACACAAATAGTTTCCGGGAGGGAGCTCTAAAAGTGGTAAACCTCGGGTACGACTCGGACACCTACGGTGCGATCTACGGCCAGCTCGCAGGAGCCTACTATGGTCGTGCCGCTATACCCTCCGAGTGGCTCGCACAGCTCTCGAAGCTCGATGTCATCGAGCACCTAGCAAACACGCTAATTAGGACTAACTAA
- a CDS encoding SGNH/GDSL hydrolase family protein, with protein MNHIILLGDSIFDNRSYVNGGKDTIANLREQMPDDWTATLLAIDGSVADSVATQLPRVPADATHLFVSVGGNDALGEMGILQMRATSAAQVFNELSNVSARFELRYKRMLDEVRELDMPIAVCTVYYPRYPDARMQKVAVAALASFNDVIIRQAFLAGLPLIDLRYVCDEDADYANPIEPSVVGGAKIAKTIIRVANEHRFEESQIGVYF; from the coding sequence ATGAACCACATAATTTTACTTGGGGATTCCATATTCGACAACAGGTCCTATGTTAACGGCGGCAAGGACACGATCGCGAATCTCCGCGAGCAGATGCCCGATGATTGGACCGCTACTCTTCTCGCTATTGACGGCAGCGTTGCTGACAGCGTAGCAACGCAGCTTCCTAGGGTGCCTGCGGATGCCACTCACCTCTTTGTCAGTGTTGGCGGAAATGATGCTCTTGGCGAAATGGGCATATTACAGATGCGGGCAACTTCCGCAGCACAGGTCTTCAATGAGCTTTCAAATGTATCGGCGAGGTTCGAGCTTCGCTACAAAAGAATGCTGGATGAGGTGCGCGAATTAGACATGCCAATCGCCGTTTGTACGGTTTACTATCCACGCTACCCTGACGCGAGGATGCAGAAGGTCGCCGTGGCGGCGCTTGCATCGTTCAACGACGTGATAATTCGACAGGCTTTTCTTGCCGGCCTCCCGCTAATAGATCTCCGATATGTTTGCGATGAAGATGCAGACTATGCCAACCCTATCGAACCTTCCGTGGTTGGCGGGGCTAAGATCGCTAAAACGATCATCCGCGTCGCGAACGAACATAGATTTGAAGAAAGCCAAATCGGCGTCTATTTTTAA
- a CDS encoding UvrD-helicase domain-containing protein, which translates to MSLTTQQLEAAQAPRSVAVTAGAGTGKTHMLASRYLHHIETDGLSPLEIVAVTFTDKAAAQLRSRIRETIAASTASNAVIAEVEAGQISTMHALAARICRDFYYIAGIPADFEILDDADSPMWVAAQFEESIGEIDPAIVGELGYTWLGNALRQLMQDPLASEMALARGSANWEVAIRQAADEAQSELISSDAWQNARHTLPSFSGASGDLLETSREDALIAIANAEGGRNIAEALGVLKSVRTNVGTAKNWIDGGKDDIQACLRDLKANVSELFEQATLQFTADESELGRQLKLLEGAFEQLRTSLQAAKLRQRVLDFSDLEVYALKALRDPSVRAHYAARWRAFLVDEFQDTNPVQADILKLLTAGIILTIVGDEKQAIYGFRGADINVFSEFRSLILSTEGGKEVPLSRTFRSHAPLVDTMNRIFAPVLAELRQDLEADRSEPRTGVSAPFITVNVVEKIEGTYKRQQLVVEARFIAEKIREITNSGEIQYGDIAILSRAWAPLDVYADVLAAEGIPAVHAGGGSLLATREALDACAAIDFLAYPHDDIPLATLLRSPFFAVSDKMLFEFVSAAPQGISWWAALGTCDIGELERAYSVLSRVLAARVRKRPSELLNLLDDLTGYSAVVSNLAHGSRREADWRGMLALLRKQEMGGRGDIFGLSRYFKQLFDAEIDIPRPPLDSKNAVSLMTVHKAKGLEWPVVFIPDLARDVKTAIEPLMIDTELGVAFQMESDGYEKTEPSIYKLLKKRKVDRESEESKRVLYVAMTRAEEKVVLSATKEKGHAVDLLRPGLQAAGIPDEQIPYRDALAIPPAPGEPKPFVMPERIQIEPLRVGLTSIPVTALTAYAQCPKRFHYRYVTGHPGLGEGFATASSIGTLAHKALELDLDDLESLRPFADGLENAQVNTALELARAFRSANCFAEVRGMEVQKEVQFRYQAGPVTLYGTADLVGPDFVLDFKTDSGMSPEEHRFQLWAYARALGKPKAYIAYLRHDVLYKFENADLAEIDGQVSELIEGIVNGKFVATPDEDTCRWCSYKEICSFRV; encoded by the coding sequence ATGAGCCTGACAACCCAACAACTCGAAGCTGCCCAAGCCCCCCGCAGTGTGGCTGTGACCGCTGGAGCGGGCACGGGAAAGACGCACATGTTGGCGTCGAGATATCTGCACCATATCGAAACGGACGGACTTTCTCCGCTAGAAATCGTCGCAGTCACGTTTACCGATAAGGCTGCGGCCCAACTCCGCTCCCGTATCAGAGAAACGATTGCAGCATCGACCGCCAGCAACGCTGTGATAGCGGAAGTAGAAGCGGGGCAGATCAGTACCATGCATGCGCTGGCAGCGAGGATCTGCCGTGATTTTTATTACATCGCCGGAATTCCTGCCGACTTCGAAATCCTGGATGACGCGGATTCTCCAATGTGGGTCGCCGCTCAATTTGAAGAGTCTATTGGCGAGATAGACCCGGCGATTGTCGGAGAGCTCGGCTATACCTGGCTAGGAAATGCATTAAGACAGCTTATGCAAGACCCCTTAGCCTCCGAAATGGCTTTAGCGCGAGGTTCTGCCAACTGGGAGGTTGCTATTCGACAGGCGGCGGATGAGGCCCAATCGGAACTGATATCCAGTGATGCATGGCAAAATGCACGGCACACCTTGCCGAGTTTCAGCGGCGCAAGCGGCGATCTGCTTGAAACGTCCCGTGAAGACGCCCTCATCGCGATAGCCAATGCCGAGGGAGGAAGGAATATCGCTGAAGCGTTGGGAGTGCTGAAATCGGTAAGGACAAATGTCGGAACCGCCAAAAACTGGATTGACGGCGGCAAGGATGACATCCAGGCATGCCTGCGGGATCTGAAAGCAAATGTATCTGAGCTTTTCGAACAGGCCACACTTCAATTCACCGCAGACGAAAGTGAACTTGGACGGCAGCTGAAGCTCCTCGAAGGCGCGTTTGAGCAGTTGCGAACAAGCCTTCAGGCGGCAAAGTTACGCCAACGCGTTCTCGATTTTTCGGACTTAGAGGTATATGCGTTAAAAGCGCTGCGGGACCCCAGCGTCAGAGCCCATTACGCGGCACGGTGGAGGGCCTTTTTAGTCGATGAATTTCAGGATACAAATCCGGTTCAAGCAGATATCTTGAAGCTCCTTACCGCTGGGATAATTCTGACTATCGTGGGCGACGAAAAACAGGCCATATATGGCTTCCGAGGCGCGGATATAAATGTTTTCAGCGAGTTTCGAAGCTTGATTCTCTCAACGGAGGGCGGTAAGGAGGTGCCTTTGTCAAGAACCTTTCGGTCGCACGCTCCGCTGGTTGATACCATGAACCGTATCTTCGCACCCGTCCTCGCGGAGCTGCGTCAGGATCTTGAAGCCGATCGTTCGGAACCGCGTACGGGCGTCTCAGCTCCTTTCATCACCGTAAATGTAGTCGAAAAAATTGAAGGTACATATAAACGACAGCAGTTGGTGGTGGAGGCACGGTTTATCGCCGAAAAGATCAGGGAAATCACCAACTCGGGAGAAATCCAGTACGGTGACATCGCCATATTGTCACGGGCATGGGCTCCGCTTGATGTTTATGCCGATGTACTTGCCGCCGAAGGCATCCCCGCTGTTCATGCGGGCGGCGGCAGCCTTCTTGCAACAAGAGAGGCTCTTGACGCATGCGCTGCGATCGATTTTCTTGCGTATCCGCATGATGACATCCCGCTGGCAACATTACTCAGAAGCCCGTTTTTTGCAGTAAGTGACAAGATGCTGTTTGAATTCGTCTCCGCGGCACCACAAGGAATTTCATGGTGGGCTGCATTGGGCACCTGTGACATAGGTGAATTGGAACGTGCTTACTCGGTCCTTTCGCGAGTATTGGCGGCGCGGGTCAGAAAGCGTCCGTCGGAATTGCTCAATCTCTTGGACGATCTGACAGGATATTCTGCGGTGGTCTCCAACCTCGCACATGGCTCGCGCCGCGAAGCAGATTGGCGCGGCATGCTTGCTTTGCTCCGCAAGCAAGAGATGGGGGGGCGGGGAGATATATTCGGCCTATCCCGTTATTTCAAGCAGCTATTCGATGCCGAGATCGATATCCCGCGTCCCCCGCTGGATTCAAAAAACGCGGTTTCCTTGATGACCGTCCATAAGGCGAAGGGTCTGGAATGGCCGGTGGTTTTCATTCCCGATTTGGCGCGGGACGTTAAGACAGCGATCGAACCGTTGATGATCGACACCGAACTGGGTGTCGCTTTTCAAATGGAGTCAGACGGCTATGAAAAGACAGAACCGTCTATATATAAACTCTTGAAAAAAAGAAAGGTTGATCGTGAATCTGAAGAGAGTAAGAGGGTTCTTTACGTTGCTATGACGCGCGCCGAGGAGAAAGTGGTCCTGTCTGCAACAAAGGAAAAGGGACACGCAGTTGATCTCCTGAGGCCTGGTCTCCAAGCTGCCGGAATTCCAGATGAACAGATTCCGTACCGTGACGCTCTCGCCATTCCACCTGCTCCGGGCGAGCCGAAGCCATTCGTGATGCCCGAGAGGATACAGATCGAGCCGCTCCGGGTAGGATTGACAAGCATTCCGGTCACAGCTCTCACTGCTTACGCTCAGTGTCCTAAACGATTTCATTATCGATATGTAACGGGCCATCCCGGTTTGGGCGAAGGGTTCGCGACCGCCAGCTCTATCGGCACACTGGCGCACAAAGCTCTTGAGCTCGATCTTGATGACCTTGAAAGTTTAAGACCGTTCGCTGACGGTTTAGAAAACGCGCAGGTGAACACTGCACTGGAGCTAGCTCGTGCATTCCGCTCGGCAAATTGTTTCGCTGAGGTGCGTGGAATGGAAGTTCAAAAGGAAGTTCAGTTTCGATATCAGGCTGGCCCTGTAACGCTTTACGGAACGGCCGATCTAGTCGGCCCGGATTTTGTCCTGGACTTCAAAACGGACTCAGGAATGAGTCCGGAGGAACACCGTTTCCAATTGTGGGCCTACGCCCGTGCGCTCGGAAAGCCAAAGGCCTACATTGCCTATCTTCGACACGATGTGTTGTACAAGTTCGAGAATGCCGATTTGGCTGAAATAGATGGACAGGTGTCAGAGTTAATTGAAGGGATAGTCAACGGTAAGTTCGTGGCCACTCCAGATGAGGATACATGTCGGTGGTGTAGCTATAAGGAGATTTGTAGTTTTAGGGTATAG